The genomic window CAAAGAAACTCTGGCCTCACAAGAatgaaaggaggaagaaaaaaactgtgggTAATAAGTATATTAGAAAACCACAGAACCAGAGGTTCGTGAGATCCCGTAACTTTTCCATCCCTGACAAGCTTAAGAAAGTGCCCACTTGTTGTTCATGAATGTAATGACTGGACTGCCTCAGCAGTCTGAGCAAAAGACAGGGGATATGCAGAGATGTAAATATCAGTTGTGCACAAAACAGTGGAATCACTCAGCGGCCATACAATTAAATGTCTTCTGATGAGAAAAGGGACTATTGATGGGCACTCAGTGCCCTTTTCTAGTCCATTCACACAACTGTGTACTATAAAGGTGTGGGGGGATCATTCTAAAGCTGTCATTGTGGTGTATGCTAGCTACAGTTATGGGATAATGTAAAACTGACAGCCAAATTATGCAGCTGTGACAAAACTTGCATTCATTTTGTGAGTTCCATTGAGTTAGGACTAATCATTTAGTTGATGTAAATATGAGGCTCAATTTGTACACAGCTTTGTAGAAATTCTAATGCACATCCATCAATACTAGCACCACCACCATAGAGTGCAACTTTACACTTGGACTTCATGGCACATACAACCCACACAAAGACTAATGAAGATTCCATTAAGGGTATCTTGAACCCATCTCATAATGCCAGTGCATTTAGTCCTAAGCAGAACTGTGTAATGTTCTCCAGCTTTTGTTTATCCATTACAATGCATTTTGAGTCAAATTAGAAATGCATCAACGTTAGCTAATCAGAGATTACAATAAAGCACGTGCGTAAAGGAAATGCATTGAAATGCTATGATATGGCAAAATGGACTACAAATACAGATTCAGGAAATATCTAAAATGAAGTGCCTGTGTTTCTGCTTGACAGCGCGTTTCTCCTCCAATAAGAGAAACAACAAACCAGGAATCTGGGCCTGTCAGTTCAAGTGGGTATCCGTGAAGCGTTAATGTTTGAGGCAAAATTGCAAAACAGAGGTGAGGTGGCAGCTATCAGCTACTGCTACTACACAGCACTCCACGGGACGCAGCTAGCTCGATGGCTACGTGAACCAATGACAAATCCTTGGAAACAGATTACCGACAAAACGGTACCAGGTCGGGAAGTCAAGTCGCCTTCTGAGATTAATTGATTTACATAATATGAACACCTGAGGAAAACACACCAGGACTGCTGCTACTGTACGGATATCGGTGTGACAGTAATAGCATACCTGGACGCGAGCAGTCCTAATGCTACACGTTACGTTTTGACTGTTAACCTATCACCAACTAGCTAACTAGCGGTCGTTAGCCAACTCACGAAGGCTAAAAATGTCTGATGTTAGCCAAGCCAGCTTTgaaactgacagagaaaaaataccTACGATGCATATCTCTAGCAACTAATcatcaaaaagagaaaaacacactggcTAAGCCAACTAAAACGACTGACAACAAGGCAGGAACTAAAAACAGATAAGCTAAACGTCAACAGCAGAGCAAACGTCAGTTATACCAGACTGCTAACTTGCTAACGTCAGCTAGCGGACAAGTTAGCCCACCAGCTAACTGCATTTTAGCGAGCGATCAAACGAGAGGAGTAACATCACGGTCAGGATGAAATagtgaaacaaactgctttTATTATACCTATCAGGCGTTGCAAAGGGTGTGGGCTTCTCTTCTAGCACATTTATTCACACCCGGCGGTTAGCTTTCTCTCAAACACAGCTAACTGTGTGTGTAGGCCCGAGCAAAACGGTTGTTGGACGCGGACCGACCCATCCGCCGTGAGTCCGACCGAGAGGGGAAACCTCTGCTGCAGCCAGCTGAGCGCAATCGGGCAGCAGACACCCGAGGAGCGCAGCCGGTGGAGGCACCCTGAATCCCTGCAGAGCAGCCACTGAAGGCACACGAGCTGACGACTAACTGCAACACAGTGTCTAAGCGCTGTTCCCGTATTGAATATTAGGcgaggaaaaaaagaaaacactgtgaaaaacaGCGGCCATTCCGAAGCTGAACAAAAGAGTGCGTTCGTACTCACTACCGCAAAATGACACTTTAGCGTTACACACGTCGTAACAACAGACTGGCGAGTGTTTTGTCTCTAGAGCGATGCGTTACGGTGCTGTGAAGGGGTAAAACGTCCACTGTTAATGTGATAATATAACTGTTTTACCTTCAGAGGTGTGACTCCGCCATCCttgctgcttcctcctcttttcctacACTGCTGCTCtactcccctccctcccctgacACCAAACTGCGTCATTCGCACGCCTTACCACTGTTATCACGAGACTTTGAAACAATCAAATAATCCTGGATAAACTCCGGCTTCATTCCTACATACATACACCCTAAACAAATGAAGGActtgttttgttaaatattgtgTTACAATAAACTCAGATCATGCAATAACATGTACATATCATGCATCATTGGTCAAATATAAATACAAGCAGGCTGTAGCTATATACTGCATAGACgtgtgtacatgcacataaCCACTTTCTGTATGTATATAAAGTAACCTATTACATTAACCTTTTATAGTTTATTTCACCATTCTCAGACActgtagtagtagcagcagtagtagtagaagtaatggtaataataataatactaataataatagtgaaCTGAGCAGTTATATGATAATTGCTTTACTTAAGTAAGAGTAGTAACACTGCTAGTTAATCTCAATActagtaaaataaataaataaataaaaaaagtccTGCTTTCAAAACTGTGCTTAAAGATCTACCCTAGAACTACCCTGCTTGGAATAAGAATTAGTACCTCACCGATACAGTTCTTTTACCTTAAAATTTCTTAAACCTACTCCTTCTCCATTGCTGAAAAATCCTGATTACAGGAATATGTGTAAATTGAATATTGGCTCACGACTGATGTCCAAACAAGTAGATTTTGCAAAATCctgttcatatacagtatgtacatgcTTTAAACTCACATGTGATGTGAGCATAGATACACTTTCCTCCTTCAGcaaattaatgtgaaaataGCCTTCAGTATTGGCAggaaaatatacttaaagtgtcaaaagtaaaagtgttcTTTGGACACAATGATCCTTTATAGAGgtttacattattatatattatattattggaATGTTATTGCTGATGCATTGACTTGTAAGTAGCATTTTCACATTGAAGCTGGTGGAGCAGGGGCTATTTTTAACTTCTTATGCAGTGTTGAGTAATTTAAGATAAGATAacataagataatcctttattagtcccacaactgggaaatttacattgttgcagcagcatcagatattgaaaagatagaaaaaaaggcATAAACATAAGTAAAAGACAAGGTATGAGCAAGATAATATTATACAAATTtaaacataagaacagtataaacaggacaatgtaataaaaatatgaacaaaggaGGAATATACACAAGACtatatacatagagacagattgaactaaatatagatattgcacacagtgaatgactgatagcagctgttttgttaggatggattaaagtgcagaacctagtgatATGGTCCATGTGACTGTGTGGTCTACTAGGAGGAGTGCTTGCTGTAGAGTCGGACAACGGCAGGCAGGAAAGACCTGCTTCATAGATAACAATGAATcttctttttatatatatatataaaaaggtGATATCAGATGGTCAGAAAttgttactgtgacagttttgcAAAGACTCTCACTTTTAGCAAATGAACtgtggtaaaaaataaataaataataataataataaataaacattgcACATAAATTTGAGTCGTGTTATTCTGTAGGTGTCAGTAAAGCACTGCGCCTATGAGGTAAAGCGAAGAAGAAAGTCACGTGATTCTCGCAGACGCGTTGGCTTGACAACCGCTGTAATCTTGCTTGGTGCTAAAGGTGGGTTGCTAAAGGTTGACTTttataacctttttttttttttttttaattaacctgGTCACACACGACAGCGAAAACATATCGCAGCGTATTGACAGAGGTAGTGACCATGTTTGACCGGTATTTCGCTGAAAGAAAGATGCCATTACTTTAGCTAGGCCTATGTAGCTATCCGATCTTGTGTCTTTTACGTGCTAAAGCTGGCTGGCGTTAGCTGGACCTAGCTATTACATTCGGACACTGACTAATTAACAGTTACAATGACTAACCACCAACACCATCCTGTGAAAATTGAGGCCGAATATAATAAAAACGTGAACATTCAACACATTGCAACAGCTACATTTTTCACAAATACAACGCATTGAACTGatactaaatgttttttttcctccagggtGGTCCGGTGTTATTTGTCTTGCTACTGTTACTGAAACCATAATTTATCGCTCTGCATGTAAATATGCTAAAGCTCCTACTGAACTTGCGCCACAGATCCTGCTTACAGTTTATATCAATTTACTTCCTCCTGTAACTAATTCCCTTCATTATCAACTGAGAAAATAGCCTGCGATATTAGTTATTAGCAGCAGCTTACTTCACGATCTTACGGTGTCAGTCGTACTTTGTTTTCGTGAATCTGTGCTGGATACAattctgataaatattttaaactatGTTTACCTTTCAGCGGGCACTCGGAAGACACAATGCCAGAAGTCAAGTCAATATTCAGAGAAGTTCTGCCTAAACAAGGTTTGCACCGCAGCAATTAGCTCTTTGGACAGCAGTGGTTACAAACAAAAGGCTGTTTGTGGAGCTCAGTACAACATGTGAACTGTTCAGAAATCTGCAAAAGCTTGCAAAATTAGTCAGTGGGTGCTCTGTACTGTGTGTTCCCTCTTTACAATCTCTTTTACAGCGTAACGTCATTGACATTGTCGCAATATAAACAATTATATAATTTGGGTTAGTACCGTAGCTGGATAACAATGGATTTCTAGTGTTAAAAGTGCAACGCCTTTTAATGTATACAGATGCGTAAAATGTCCAGATGTTTCATGTTGTGAGATTGCTGGTTAAAACCCAGCCCACAGCCCAGGGCCTACAGATGTAACCATCGGCCTCACTTCCTGGAGGTTGCACGTTTGGATGTGATGCTCTCACATTAGCAGTATCTATTAAAAGTTCAGTTTTAAGTAGAACATTTCTCACCTCTAATGTGCAAGAGGCTTTTGTGAAAAATAGCAGCCTTCTCTTATTCTTTGTGCTTAAACCAAGATTTGTTGTAGAGATGTGAGaatttatgttgtgttttttttgggttttttttgccATCCACAGGGCAGCTTTCCATGGAAGATGTCCCCACCATGGTTCTGTGTAAGCCAAAGCTGCTCCCACTCAAATCAGTCACCCTTGAGAAACTGGAGAAGATGCAGATGGAGGCTCAAGAGGCTGTCAAACAGCAGGAACTGGCAATGAAGGAGCAGTCGCAGTAAATCGAGGATTTGCAACAGCAGAACCAGACTGGCAGAAAATTCCTTTACATGGATGACACATTAACACTAATAGATTAAGTATGTTTATGGAGAGTGACATGCAGCATGAAGTTGATGTTTAGCTACATAGAGCAGAAAAGTTAAGGAAGTGGTGAGTCTAGTCACGTAAGCTAAACCACTATTCAGTTCTTCTTCCTGTTCACTATTGTCAAATGATCTGCTGCATGTAATCAATAAGGATTAAGTCTTTTGCTTGCCAGTTTCTCCACTGTGGTTGGCTACTGAGACCTGTGCACTTCTGCAGACCTTTCATTTGTATTACTGCtatacaacatttttttgtatGACCTTAATCCATACAAGCCAAGAGTGTAGGTGCAACGTGGTTAGTAGCGTGCATTAATGTCGTGACATTCAAAAAAACAGTCTTGGATTATTTAACAGTGATTTAATGAACAAACAACGAGCAATATGTGGTACATTTCACACACCAGTGTTGCCCagttataaaaataaacactctAAACACCATTTTGTGAAGTTACACGACTGgtatttgttttttgcactgtaCTCATGTTTCCATACCTTCAGTAATGACATCACTGTGTGAtttaaagggtcaaaaaaagaAGGACAAGCACAGCATAGAAACAGCAGCTAGTTAGGCAGCCTGTATTGCATTGAACCAACATGCTCCccttatatttattttttatacccCTTTATAAAGCTCTTGACACAAACCAGTCATCTCTGTACAAACACTGCTTTCTAGAAAACACAAAAGGAGTGGCAGTGAAATCAAGAaaatactgtacaaaacaaCATGGAATGACTGATACTGAGAGGTGTGGCACTTTAAGGGTTAGcttatgtaaatatttatattgAAACACCTTGGAGAAAGTGATCGTCAGTTTCAATCaaaagtgcagttttttttttagcccaCCTCAATTTCAGAAATGTACATTCTTTTGACTGTTAGAAGGGAAAAATTGTACCCAACTATCTTGAAAAATATGCAAGTAAAAAAGTAGCTTTATCCTCTCCCCCTTCTTCTCTGGCACATAAAAAGGGCTCTTCAGTAGCTTTCAAGTTTGACAACACCACCGTCTCCCTCGCTGACAAATCTCTTCCTGCCTCTGATGACAGACAGATcatattaacaacaacaacaacaaaaagattttttttaaaaacaaaacaaacaaaaacaaacaggcaaacacaTCTCCCATCAAGGATAAATGGAAGGTACTTACCGACAGGGACAAAGATCTCTTAACTTTACATCAATTATTCCCATACTGAAGCTCTCATCGACAAATTGCTCCAGGATGAAATATGCACGAGGGACATCGATGTTGATTTCAGCAATGTCCATATAAACTCTTTCATAGCCCtatgaaagaaagaagacactgtatataaaacacaatttcaTAAGGCTAGAGAACAAATGAGGGAATTCTTAGTGAAAATAGGTCTGTGCAGTACATAATTCAAACACCAGGTGGCACCTTACCCTTCTCATTTGGTCTACAGTGATGATGGAGGACGTGGAGAGAGACTTGAGAAGCTGCAGaaccattttgaatgttttctctcctttgGACTCCAGCACCATCACTATCGCCTGAGAGAAATAGCAATATTCACAGCCTTGTATTAAAACTATAAACCTTTTGTAGTAGCTATTGGAATCACATACTGCAGTACAAAACATACAGTAGCTTTATTTACAGGTTTTAGTTTAGACCACATGACACAAGAGATGTTTACACTCATACATGATGACTATTAGTATTTACCTCATAAACAAACTCATGGTGGAAATGGGGAACCTCCAGGTCTCTCAGGCATCTCTCAGCCTCCTTACTGTCTCCTGATAGGATGTACTCCTTCAGCAGCAGGTTCATCTAGCAGGGCAGAAAAAAACGTAATAAAAATTATTAACCTGTAGTATTTTTTCTTATAGCTACAGGAAGTTGTAAAGCAACACTCAAGCACAACTGTAGGGAATTGTGGACTTGAAATCCCCttctcaaaaaaacaacagagaaagagaccGGTACAtcaacacagtaaaaacatgttaatacaGCGTTGATTGTTCTTGAGCatttgagaaaaagagaagtgagaaCTGTTTTCCTCAAGGGATGCTGTGTTGATCACATTTAAAGCAGTGTTTGCTGCACAGAAATGACTGATTCCGTTAATAGATTTGTTGAAATAAATGAGGTGTTACAGGTTGCACAACTTTTCAcctgtttacagtgtttatttttcctaACTACCAAAAGCTCTTCCTTGTCTATATTGTCTTTCTGGTAAATGGCAAATGTACTGTattggttaaacaaaaaaacataataccAGAGGGTACTAGACTAATGCAGAGACCTGGTCTACTACCAGCATCTTCTCATATCTGATCTGTGTAGTTTACCTCTTTGATGAGTTGTATGACAGGTCTCTGGCCTCCGCCTGTCCCCCACTGGTTGTCTATGCGAAGTCCACCCATACTCATCTTCAGCAGCACTGCTGCTCGATCCAGGGCCGCCCTGGAAGACGAAAAATGTTTTTGGGGCAAATTTGACATACTGCAACACTAATTTGTAACCCTACACTCATTACTGCCTCCCCCATCTACAAGTGATCACACTGCTTCTGCTCCAATATGCAGAAAATTCCATGGTTGCATGTATTTGTTAGGTTAGGTTTAATGGATGCTGTTAATTTGACACAGGACTCTTTTACTGTCAGTTGTTTGTAataggtacacacacatatgaacactGAAGCAGGATTTTcttgctgtaatcattcctccaGTTCATACTGGCCATTAAAAGACCCCTTCCTAATGCACTTTCAGTCTAAGAAAGTAGGGGACTAAATCCACAGCCctgttttcatgcaaaaatgttATGAAAAATTTACTAGACTTTGGGTTGTCTGAGTGCATATCTTCCAAAGTTCCCGCTCTTTTTGGTGCAAATTTACCTTTTTCGTTACGACCCCTCCACTGCAGCTTAATATGGAAACACATGGGGGTATTTAATACTAAAAGCACTGAAAATATTAACTCGTTTTGTCTGCCCAACTTTTGGAGTTATATTAGCTTAGATAATATAATAACAGATAAACTTTGGAGTACACTTCTACACAGGAAGAGGACTGTGGATATTGTTCCCCATCACTTacattcaacatgttttaaGAGGCGATCATTAGtagtatgaacaggaggaatgattatAGCAAGAGAAGCCtgtttaaatgttcaaatgagCATCTGACTATTGTTTTAAGAAATActtgaaaatgttgtttaagCTTTATCTAATATTACAGATATATATGCAAGAATCTGCATGATACTGTTGACTGAATCCCATTTTATCTTTAGCAGCCATTATAATTtcttgcacacacataaaacccTGACATAATCTCTGAAGATTTTCATGATAAGAGCACAAAACAGGAAACTACAATTATGAGCTGCAGAGCTTTGCCAACAATCACATACCTTGTGTATTCACAGTCAACTCTGCCTTTGTAGCCCTCGATGTAGCCCTCGGACAATATTTGGTCGCTAACAGCACGTGCAATAAACTGGCCAACCAACTGGAAGAAAAGGACAAAAGTGGGAAAAATATGAACAACCCCAAAcgaattttttaaaatgttgttctGAGCACAGTTTGACAGAAACCTGATTCACCAGGGCTCTCCTTAGACCTGTTATTCTGTCTGCTAAGTCAGAGGGGGAGTTGATCCTGAGTCAAAATGTCATGATCCTCATGTTCATGCATGACTGACAACCAAAAACAGCTCTTTCATGTTAATGGGCATTTCAAATACACACTGAGGAATGAATATTTGTGAATGTTTAGAATTACACTGTGTCATTTGTAGGGCTTgctattttttgcttttattatatttctaaACGCCAAaacatttgtgtacatttttaaaacaaagatgggTGAAAATTAATTTCAACAGCATCAACGATTCTTTGCCATTTCTTTGAGGAACAGCATCCCCATGCAGCAGGGATCATAATAAGGTTCTGATGAggtaaaattaaatttaaacaaattacctcttcttctttttttccttctttttaaaagtatatttttcCAGGAAAGGACTGAATGTTTAACATTTgctataaaaataaagtaaatttaCAAAGACCTGCAACACTGCTGGTAAACATTTCCAGGTCACAATTACGAAACTCTTTTGAAGAACTAGAGGCCccacaaaaaacactgacatgacaGTGTCCTCAGGGgcacgtgtgtgtttgtttacagtagTGAGGGGTTCATGATTTAGAGAAGCGAAAGAGCTGGCTTTGCTCTTCTGGCCTCCACAAAGCCTGTGCTTATCGCTGATCATTGTTTCTGTACAGACGAGAGGCAGCGCCGTCTCATTAGAACAGTGGCTATGGCTAGACTGGCAGACGtatgaggagaaagagaggagtgtgtgtgtgcgggggaAACCGAGAAGGAGAGTGAAAGGGTGAAGGGAAGTAGGTGGGGGGCAGGGCAGAGACATAACGCCCCCTTTAAGCCCACACAGAACTGTGAGAGTGGGACAGAAATGACTGGTGAGATCAAATGAGACAGTGAGAGGAGGGGGTGTGGGGTTGGGTGACCAATAACCCTTTGAGCGTCCTTCGCTGAGCTTGCATTTTGTgagcacagacagacaatgaCCAGAgatctcatgtctgtgcagacTGAAAAGGAAAGagctcaaatacacacacaccacacactagCTCTCTCTAACACACCAACACATCAAACCACAGTGCTGTTCTCCTCTACTCCCCCGCAGATTGTGTCAAAACTCAAACATACcacctcaaacacaaaatgtagcTGACAAGTGTGCGAGATTAAATGAGATTATTGTATGACATGGATTTACTGTAGCCCTAGGAGCTTGCTTTATTGTTTGCAATAAATACTGACCCATATCTTCTAACAAACTTGAGTTTTTCTCAAGGTTTAAAGTAATTTTCTAATTTATATTCAGTATTGTAACATGCTCACATTCAATAAACTGCTAACTGAGCTACAGGTGTACACATACACTTATCTCCACTTACCTGTGGGGCTCCAGGTGTGTCCAGGACCAGGTCGGGCAGCTCTCGGAGCAGTTTGTCAAAGGAGTTTTCCATGTCACTGCGGGAGAGAACGGACCCACATAAGTCAGCAAGCAGCCTGGAGGTGAGCTCCCGGTGACTGGCTTTGGCCTCCAGGGCCAGTGACACAGCCAGTGAGGGCACCTCGCTCCGCATGGGCCCCAGGTTCAGTTCTGCAAGCAGCTCCTGTATGTGGAAAAGAGTGTTAGCTTGGCATAGGTTTACGTCTTTATGCAAGTGTGTACTTTTCCAGTAGTTGTTACATTTTACAGCTCATGTAAAAAATAAGCAAACATGTATATTCTGCGACGCATAAGCGCATGTTTACTGAGAGGCTGCTTCCTGCATGATGTCGGGGCACTTACTGCTACTTCATTTGTGTCTCCATGTTCAAAGTACTCTTGCACTATGGGGGTGACTGTCTTCTCAAAGACCCTCTCATCCAGTGGGGGGACCACAGTCTCATACACACAGTTCTCCTGTCAAAACAATATCACATTGCAGGTCTAGTGTTTGCCATACTACACTAATGAGATTTTTTATTCTTATGCTGCGTAGacaaataatagaaaatatgtACAATAGGTTGCAATTCAGTGCAGCCATGCCAAAATCTACACCTTCAAAAATGACCATACAACATCAACAAAGTCTTGTtgataaaacaaattaaacatgaGCTCCATGTACGAAATTTTTGTTGCTTGTGCATTGGATTTTCCAAGTGATCACGCTACTCAAAAAACTCAACACTCTGCAGTCATTACCTGAGCTTCATCATAGTTGGGGTCTTTCTCATCTACCTCCTCTGGCTCATAAACTTCACCAGATCGGCCCCAGACGCCTTTGCCTCCAGCCCCACCTGTGGACAGTGGTCAGTGACACTGTTAGACATGATACCTGACAACACCACAGTTGATCGTGTTAAAGCAATATGGCAATGTCCTTTTCAAAAGATTTACTGACCGCATATCTTGGGTTACCCAAAACATGACTTCTTtgcgaggaaaaaaaaagaagaaaaaagcatCTTCACCTTCTGTTTTATAGTTCACAGTTCATGATTACTAAGGAAAGAAAATGTAGTAGCAGCTTTTGTGAGCATTAGGGGCTCCTCACATGATGTCCCTGAAATACAACTTCTAAAAGCCTTTTCAAAGCAAACATAATAAGAGGGCTAGTGTGTAATGAGGGTTACAGAAtatgagaaacaaaaacagagcgGTGGTGCTGATCTATACCAGAGAACCATCTTGCAATTCATCAAGTATTTTTGTTACATCTCTCACATTAAAAAGCTTTGAATTCTAGGCTTTTTGTTGATTTCCTTGTTGTGAGCCATTTTGGCTAAAATGCCCACATAGCTGCTAAAAACTGAGGCTAGTTTAAGACAATTCCTTGGCAAATTTTCAGAATTCACTAAAAGCCTAATCACCCCCATGCTGTTAGAGGGGTGGGGCTCcgtaagtttttttttgttgtcctAAGCATCATCAAAGACGTCCAGACTGTTTTCAAGTATGTGTGATATTATCATTATAGGTCTTAGAGTCGAGTCGCACTGATTTGtgaaacagtcaaaaaaattaaatgcattttaacaaAAGGTCAACCAGTAGGACTGAACTTTACACTGAGTGAGCAGGCAAATGACTCACTCTGAACCACACTGTAGATTTTAACAGATATCTGAATCCCCATCTATCTGACTTCCTTTTTACAAACAGCAAAAATCTCATGTTTATAACATTAGTTTGACTTCAAGATGGTCTTGTCAAGTGGTCAAAAAAGCAATACTATAGTTGTTATAGTAATGTTACTAATGTTATATGGATCACTCTCTTTGTGTGTGATGTCTACCATTTTCCATGATAGATTTTGTAATCCACAGACCCAAACATGCTGTGATATAATCCCTCtatttgggggtgggggtagggcAGGGGGTGACACCTTTGTACatgttacacaaacaaacatctgctGGGTCGAAGGCCAGCATCAACAGATTGCAGACAGTTTAAGAAGCCCAATACCTAAAGCAGCTTGTGTGACATGCTTTAAAACCTCCATTAGTCCTGTCCAGtatgtcacatactgtataacatGCCTCCATATTTAGCACAGCCCACATTGGGTGTGAGAACCTATCCCGCTTCAGTCTTAAAACATTGTATACTCTAGTCTGTGCTCACTAGAGATTCTGCACATCCACTGCATTTGTCCTACAAAACTGCAATGCATGAACTTTTAATGTAGGAGAGCTCACAGCTCAAATTACAGGGGCACCACGGGCATGGCAGATCTGTTATGTAACCAGAAAAACGAACAGTCACTGTGCCAAGAGAAACTACACTTGCTCCAGTTTTACTGCCCATGGGAAGAGCAAAGTGACTAAACTGTACTGCAGTCTGTAGGGACAAGTAGGCACTCTATGCTTACATCGCTAAATGAAGAcccacagtgagagacagtCACTATCAGAAGTTGTTGTTGACATGCTAAATTCTGATCTATCTATATATTTCTGATGTGACAGTTAGGGGCCAGGAGAAGGCAGGTCAGAGGACCCATCTTTGGCTTGGTATATAAATTGGATAAGGAAACACACTAAGGCATTATGCAACATTTTCAGCTGAATGCCTAATGCTGTTATCAGGGGTGTCACACACAATACCAAAGTAAATATCCATAGCACTGTGCCCTGGCACACATGATCGTCTAACTTCagcaacacaaagacagatgacaaattTGACAAAGTCAAACACATGACAAATAAATGATCAATAAGCTTTATGGAACTAATACAATTTTATGTAACCTTAAGAACTACTTGAGTGTCTCTGTAGACACTCATGGGACTCTAAAAGGTCCAGTTACATCACATCCCAAAAGCAACTTCTGTTACACACATTTAACCTATGATGGAAATTTCCACAAAAGCTTGCCTGAGCAGATGGCACGAAAACAGTGTTTTGAAATGGGTGTGAGCTGCTCAAGATCACCTAACCATTTGTTTACATGCTAATTGGTTTATGGTTCCAAGATGGGAAGCCACCAGGTGATGACAACAGCAAGTCACACAGTGATGAATGCCTGCTTCCCCTTTGAGGCATTGGGCACTGAAACACCAGTAGCTCTTTGATTAACTTTTACTCTCCTGTAGTAATGACTAGCAAAAGGTTGTCCTTTGAAACTGACACATTTGGTATCTCAGCTTTACA from Lates calcarifer isolate ASB-BC8 linkage group LG5, TLL_Latcal_v3, whole genome shotgun sequence includes these protein-coding regions:
- the pdcd4b gene encoding programmed cell death protein 4b; the encoded protein is MATDCEAWLNANPVEADDLSDSFASGDEDNGKSAISNKNINNEINGNWLSSSSTSIHEARLKAKAKRRLRKNSSRDSGRGDSLSDNGEIIRGTSAAPTSPKSKLLDRKSRLGKGRGLPKKGGAGGKGVWGRSGEVYEPEEVDEKDPNYDEAQENCVYETVVPPLDERVFEKTVTPIVQEYFEHGDTNEVAELLAELNLGPMRSEVPSLAVSLALEAKASHRELTSRLLADLCGSVLSRSDMENSFDKLLRELPDLVLDTPGAPQLVGQFIARAVSDQILSEGYIEGYKGRVDCEYTRAALDRAAVLLKMSMGGLRIDNQWGTGGGQRPVIQLIKEMNLLLKEYILSGDSKEAERCLRDLEVPHFHHEFVYEAIVMVLESKGEKTFKMVLQLLKSLSTSSIITVDQMRRGYERVYMDIAEINIDVPRAYFILEQFVDESFSMGIIDVKLRDLCPCRGRKRFVSEGDGGVVKLESY